DNA from Brassica napus cultivar Da-Ae chromosome C4, Da-Ae, whole genome shotgun sequence:
ggcctttaggattcAAATTCAAGATTCAGATTATACAATCAATATATCAATTCTATAACCTCAGATcatcaatcaaacaatcaaaacaagaACCATTAAAATCGAATTCAAGtttctagggtttagggtttcgattccaaTATTAGGGTTTCATAACTTCAGAttagaaacaaataaacaatCAATCATGTTCTAGTTGGAATCGATTCAATTGCTAGTTATGAGATTGTTGTTTTTAGGTTATaccgattttagggtttaatcAAGATCATAGAAttccataataatggattagggttttagggtttgatcatAACGTTCTCAGATTAGCGGTATACCTTAGTCTTTGTAGGGTTGAGCCGGACCACCTAGGGAGAACGGATGGACCTCGGATGCAAGACGGATGCTGTCTGATCGCTGATCGTCCGGGAACGTTCGCCGGCTGCACTCGTCTGCGAGCTGAAGCTGATTGTCGTCTGGTGCGAGCTGGTTGATCACGAACACGAGCTGGCTGAGGACGTCAGGACACGAGCAGGGAACGCCAAGGAGTTGAGCTGATCGTCGAGGTCTGAGACGGACAGGAAACGCCTTAGGGTTTAGGGTGGTCGCCGGCTGAGTTAGGGattttaaggttttaggttttTAGCTTAGATTGCAGAGaacaatcgtgctgataacatgTTGTAATTGGAAGGTTaaagactgaatatttctgtgttattatttcataatatgagGTTcgttatataaggattacaagaagagataaatagaaatagtacaaatcctAATCTTACTAGATTTAGGATaactactaaatacataaatggaaagattacgggtttcattttctctaagcttgtggccgcctctctctctcctctatgACATGCGACTGctatctctcctctctctagagTTTCGGTTATCTCTCTTGGTATGGACCGGTTTATGGaacgggccggttatggacgtTGATTacttgatttataacaatattgtCGTTTACATTAATAAACCgttgttataatatttattaatgagaAAAATTCATCATGTTTTGACCAAAAGAAACAAGTTCATCATGAATTCATGATATAACATACATTTATCATATATGAAATAACACTTGCTAAAGAAATCATATTATTTTCCATGTTAAATtgttaatcaaatatatatccACGGAAACACAGCTTGTTTATTGTATCAATGAAAACTCTATCTCGGACATCAAGATGAACAATATTCTCAGCATCAGAATTCATATTTGTCTCGTAGTGTCACTGTGTGACCATTATTATAGAAACTAGCTCGTAGTAGGTCTGTAAAATCTGAACTAAACTAGAAATTTTGGTTTTCAGTTCATCGGTTAGGGATTCTGATTTTTTCTAGGCGTTATGTAGTTGGTTAGTTTGATTTTCTAATATTTCAAATCGAATCAATTTATTCAAATATTCGAGTGGAACTAACTGAAATTTAAccaaaattctaaaattttagTTCAATTCGGTAACGATTTTtcagaaaataactaaaatcaaaatatctatCTGTTTATGAGTCAACCAAATAAACAACTAACTATACAACTTGAATAAACCAGACTAACCGAATTTGTCTGCTAGCATGTGAAAAAGCAACCCTAATGAAGGTTtcttaacttaatttttttgaagtgtAGGTATACAAATTATTCAGTTGAccataaaaaaaagtatacaaATTATTCATATTTTACTCTGGATATCTCAAAAATAAGAGAGCTTCACATCATTTTACGATTTTGAGATATCCAAAATAATACCTTACTAAATATAATACAGTTTATAATGTTTTGAGAAATCTCTACACTAGAGATGTTTTAACTAAGCTAAATGAAACGTATTTATGctttgaaaaaaatatcattagcCATGTTCCTTTCATAATCGCCGCATCCAGCGGCAGTGTGAAAAATATCAGTGTCAAAAGCCAAAGTAGTCGTTAATAGATCGCCGGAAacacaagaaaatattaaatgtcGATGTCGCTGCTTTATTCCGCGTCCTTTTTATTCAGTGTTAGTTGCCGCAGCGACTGAAAAATCAGTTAACCGCTTCACTGGTGCTGTGTGTTGCCATTAATAAAGGTTTAATTTTCTGACGCTACCGCTAACGCAGCGTTGATGAAACGAACAAGACTATTGtttttctaaatttgaagtCAGCATTGATAGAAACTCAATTAGTTGATCAATCCATTCATGTTAGACTCGGTCAAAAAATAAGATGATTGATGGAGATGGCTagattattaaaagaaaatgaaaaactgTACAATCACAATAAAACATGTATGGTTTGTAGCTAGAGAAAATTTTAGTGATCAGACTCATGACATTTAAAATGTGAGATAATATTACCATTGATATATACTAATATCAACACACATTATTCATTTTCACCTTTTCAGCCTTATTTCCACAAGTAACCCTTAAAACAACACTGAAGTCCACAAGAAGTAAGAACGCAAGACATTCATCGgatcaaagacaaaaaaaaacacatattcATATTGTCCTTGCACTACTCTTAATTAGCTAAGACCACTCTTCTCTTATGTCCTGCAACAGCCTTCCAAAGCCTCTCGTACCCATCTTTGTAATAGTCAAGAGACACACACAATTGCCTTATCGCTTCTCTTTTCTGCTCAGCCACCTCTGATGCAGCCACTCTTgtcttctccacttcttctgaAAGCTCACTTGATCGTCTTCTCAGCCTGACTTGCTCCATGTGAAGCTCCTTCATATGCTTTTCCATTTCCTttatcttctcttctttcttcccaCTCTCTTCTCTTAGCACATCACTCTCATCGCTCATTACACTTATCTTCTGGGACTCTCCTCTAAGCTTCTCCTCCATTTCAGCTTTCTCTTCTGTGACCAGTCTTAGTTTCTCTTCAAGTTGTCTTCGTTCTTCAAGTAGCTTTGACATTTCTCCCTTCATATCTTCTTTCTCTGTAATAACCTTCTCTTCAGCGTCAGAGACTGCAGCTTTCAGTTCCCTTATCTCGTTATCTTTGTGCTGTAAACTGGATTCCACCATTATCATCCTCTCTTGCAACCTCAACACTTCTTTCTTCTCAGCATCAGCATCATTCTGAGCCAACTTGAGCTCATGCTGTAAGCTCTGAAGCTTCTCCTCTTCAGCTTTACTGATCTCAAGCTCGCTTCTCAAACAAGAAATCTCTTTCTCAAAGTGCTGAAGCTTCTTTTTTGCGATACTCAGCTCTTCCTCCAGGTCCTGCACTTTTGTAGCTCCTGCTGCATCTTCAGTTCGAGAGGACATGCAGCTCTGAAGCTCAATCTTCAGATTAGAGATCTCTTCTTCATGCATGCGAATCTTTTCATTAGCTTCTCTAAGCTCTCCTTCATATACAGTAATCTTGTGAAGAAAATCAGTGTTGTTGTTGACATTTTCTTGCTGGAGAAGGAGCTTCTGTTTCGTTTCTTGAAGCTCAAGCTCTAGATCAGCCATCCTACGGATCAATGCCTCATCACCATCTTCATCATCAGGAACCGACTTAGAGTCAGAATCAGAACCAGAATCCTCAGTCAAAGATGATGAGTCTTCCTCTTCCTTATGACTTGATTTCTCTTGGGAGGTAGGAGATGATTGCTCAAGAGAGGCTTGTGATTGGATCCCTGAGGATACGTTTTTCTGAAGTTCACCACTAGCTTGATCATAACGCTCAGCCAGTGCACGGTACATGCGGTAAAATTCTTCAACAAGGTGGATTAACTCGGGACGCTTCTGGTAATACATCTGAGCTTTCTTGGCAAAAGAGTCTGCGTCTTCTTCAATAAGCTTTAACATGTGGTTCACACGGTCATCCATCTCTGACAagacaaaacaagaaaattcagattttaattattttgtaatagtATACATGTAAGTGTAGAAGGATGTCAATACGTACTCTCTAGA
Protein-coding regions in this window:
- the LOC106391360 gene encoding protein NETWORKED 4B-like — its product is MASSAALSKKQFKRSMTKKSHSWWWDSHNCPKNSKWLAENLEKMDDRVNHMLKLIEEDADSFAKKAQMYYQKRPELIHLVEEFYRMYRALAERYDQASGELQKNVSSGIQSQASLEQSSPTSQEKSSHKEEEDSSSLTEDSGSDSDSKSVPDDEDGDEALIRRMADLELELQETKQKLLLQQENVNNNTDFLHKITVYEGELREANEKIRMHEEEISNLKIELQSCMSSRTEDAAGATKVQDLEEELSIAKKKLQHFEKEISCLRSELEISKAEEEKLQSLQHELKLAQNDADAEKKEVLRLQERMIMVESSLQHKDNEIRELKAAVSDAEEKVITEKEDMKGEMSKLLEERRQLEEKLRLVTEEKAEMEEKLRGESQKISVMSDESDVLREESGKKEEKIKEMEKHMKELHMEQVRLRRRSSELSEEVEKTRVAASEVAEQKREAIRQLCVSLDYYKDGYERLWKAVAGHKRRVVLAN